The nucleotide window GTTAACATCCTGAGGCGCGGCTTTAAATTGGCCAGGGCCAGGTTTCTTTTACCTGGTGAAAAGGGTTGTCCCGTCAACAGCAGCACCAACCGGTCGTAGATATCATCCAGTACCACTTCCACTACCGGTAACTCCAGGTGTCGGGCTACAAGATGGGCATCCTCGGCATCGGCCGGGTCGCTGTGGCAGGGCATGATTAGCCCCAGGCAATTGTCGGGAAAAGCCAGCCGGCATAAATTCGCCACCACGGCGGAGTCGATGCCGCCGCTTAAACCCAGGACCGCTCCCTTGGCTCCGGCTTTGGCGGCCTCTTCCTGCAACCATGCAACCAGGTCTGCGACCATTTTAGCTGCATCCATAAATGATTACCTCCCGATTGCTTGACCGGCTCCAACCCGGGGCCGGTAACAGCAGATTTTTAGCCGCCGGCTCAGGCTCTCTCCCCGCTGCCACGCACCTTCGCCGTTTTGGACAGCACTCCCCTGTGCTGCCGGAAACACCGGGTGACCGCACCGGGCGACTTTAAATCACCATGTTCGACACCGTAACGCCAATTCCTGCTGCCGTAAGGCCCCACCGGCCTGTTATAAAACAACCTCCGACAGTACATACCGCCGGAGGTTATTTGGTTTCTTCCCTCTATACCCTGTATTGGGGTATTCCGCCACCACCCTGAAGAGCCGTCCCCATCTGGACGCCTGCCATCCCGCCTTGCTGCAGTTGCATTTGTTCCTGCTGTAGGCGCTGTAGCAGCTGGGCTATCTCCTGCTGGCTGGCCATATTTAATTGATACCATCCCCGGGAATGCATAACATCCCATACAGCCTTAAGGCAGTTCTGCTCATCCTGGTAAACGGTCATAAAATCCCGCCGCAATTGATCGTTGGCGCATTCAGTAATGGCCATATTATATGAGCTGGTTAAAAGCTTTTCGCTGGCCAGGCAATCGCTGCAGATTGTTTTATCATCAAAAAACTGCATGGTCCTTCCCCCTCTACATCATATGTTGCCCACCCAAATGACGGAGCAAAGTATTATAGTGCCTCTGGTGGGCCTGCTGCACTGAACTCAACACCTGCTTCAGCTGGGGGTCGCTGCACTGGGCGGCGTAGGCCCCGAATTTCCGGATCATCAAGAGCTCATTGCTTAAATTTTCCCGGAGCTGCATCAATTCAGCCTGGGTTAGACCTGCCACGATGCTTCCTCCTTCCACAAATTAAAGCTGCCATGGATCATTTTGCCCAGAGGCCCACCTTCTATTCACCATATTTTCTGCCAATAAAAACCATGCCGGGAAACTCCCGGCGTCAGTGCAAGACTTTTTTTAAACGGTTTTCATCAAAGCCGACTATAACCTGTCCATCGACGATCAGGGTGGGAACCGCCGCCAGACCGCCGTTACGCCGGCACAATTCTTCCATGGCCTTTTCGTCTACACTGATATCCTTTTCTTCAAAATTTACACCATGTCGTGAAAGATACTCTTTCACCGCTTTGCAACTGGGTCAGGTCGGTGTAGTGTAAACAACGACGTTTTCGGGCATCAGATTAACCTCCCGGCAGACTTTTTTACTTAGTCTGCCTGGAAGGAGAAAGCTTTATGTGCGTTCTAGCGTTTTAAAAGGGAACCCAGGACGGTTTTGGCGCTGCTTAAAGTAACGCCTATAAAACCGTAACCGCTTAGAATGGATTCCAAAGCCGTCAGCACCTGCTGCATCTCTTCTTCGGTAACGATTAAAGGCGGCTCTAAACGGATGACATTGGGATTATTTAGAGTATACGCCGTGATAATATGGTGTTTATTCATTAACTCTCCGGCTACCAGGGAACCAAAATATTCTCCCGCCAGCGCATTTACCTTACCGCGTGTTAACCTGTCCAGCCATCCGCCCACAGGTTGGTTAAATTCCAGGCCGATGAGGAGGCCCCGGCCGCGCACGTCTTTTATGATAGTATATTTTCCTTTAAGCCGCCGCAGCTTTTCTAAAAAGAAGCTACCCAGGGCGGCCGCCCGTTTCGCCAGGTCTTTTTCCAGAATGCTTTCCAGGGCCGCCAGCCCGGCCGCCACCGCCAGGGT belongs to Moorella humiferrea and includes:
- a CDS encoding spore coat protein, whose amino-acid sequence is MAGLTQAELMQLRENLSNELLMIRKFGAYAAQCSDPQLKQVLSSVQQAHQRHYNTLLRHLGGQHMM
- a CDS encoding glutaredoxin family protein translates to MKEYLSRHGVNFEEKDISVDEKAMEELCRRNGGLAAVPTLIVDGQVIVGFDENRLKKVLH
- a CDS encoding spore coat protein yields the protein MQFFDDKTICSDCLASEKLLTSSYNMAITECANDQLRRDFMTVYQDEQNCLKAVWDVMHSRGWYQLNMASQQEIAQLLQRLQQEQMQLQQGGMAGVQMGTALQGGGGIPQYRV